The proteins below are encoded in one region of Segatella copri:
- a CDS encoding Fur family transcriptional regulator, translating to MKQTEAYQRLVEKGIRPSLQRIAIMDWLIKHPTHPTIEDVYKGLAESIPTLSKTTVYNTLRMLSEHNAAQMITIDEHRVCYDGNIKSHVHFYCRNCGKVIDFFGEPAPKVEPGKEIEGNIVLEEQLYYRGICAECAKKGVKSPLTETVH from the coding sequence ATGAAGCAGACAGAAGCCTATCAAAGACTCGTGGAGAAAGGTATCCGACCATCACTCCAGCGTATTGCCATTATGGATTGGCTCATCAAGCATCCCACTCATCCAACTATCGAGGATGTGTACAAAGGATTAGCCGAGAGTATCCCAACATTGAGCAAGACAACCGTTTACAACACACTCAGAATGTTGAGTGAGCACAATGCGGCTCAGATGATCACAATCGATGAACATCGCGTATGTTATGATGGAAATATTAAAAGCCACGTTCATTTCTATTGCAGAAATTGTGGCAAGGTAATTGACTTTTTCGGCGAACCAGCTCCAAAAGTGGAACCAGGAAAGGAAATTGAAGGAAACATCGTATTGGAAGAACAGCTCTACTACAGAGGAATCTGTGCAGAATGCGCTAAAAAAGGCGTAAAGTCACCTCTCACAGAGACTGTTCACTAA
- a CDS encoding LolA-like putative outer membrane lipoprotein chaperone, with protein sequence MKKILALAFVAMMSIGAMAQTAQQVLDKTAAVIGNKGGASANFKMSSSKYGSASGSIAIKGNKFNARTPQAIVWFNGKTQWTYLKKTNEVNVSNPTQAQQMSMNPYTFINIYKTGYKSTLKTAGSNYVVHLVANNQKRSVAEMYITINKKTHVPSVVKMRQGNTWSTITVSNFRAKSVSNSTFNFNSKECPGAEVIDLR encoded by the coding sequence ATGAAAAAGATTTTAGCATTGGCTTTCGTTGCAATGATGAGCATCGGAGCCATGGCGCAGACTGCGCAACAGGTACTTGATAAGACCGCTGCCGTTATTGGCAACAAAGGTGGAGCTAGCGCCAACTTCAAGATGAGCAGTTCTAAGTATGGGTCAGCAAGCGGCAGTATTGCCATCAAAGGCAACAAGTTTAACGCCCGTACCCCGCAAGCCATCGTCTGGTTCAACGGCAAGACCCAGTGGACTTATCTAAAGAAAACCAACGAGGTGAATGTCAGCAACCCTACACAGGCTCAGCAGATGTCCATGAACCCTTATACATTTATTAATATATATAAGACTGGTTATAAGTCAACGCTCAAGACAGCAGGCAGTAACTATGTAGTACATCTCGTAGCCAATAACCAGAAACGTTCTGTAGCCGAAATGTATATCACCATCAACAAAAAGACACATGTTCCATCAGTTGTCAAGATGCGACAGGGCAATACCTGGAGTACCATCACGGTAAGTAACTTCAGAGCCAAGAGCGTTTCTAACAGCACATTCAATTTCAACAGCAAGGAATGTCCAGGAGCTGAAGTCATCGACCTGAGATAA
- a CDS encoding FtsK/SpoIIIE family DNA translocase, translating to MAKKRTEKKTKTFSEAIGLQYIFNNTITDFFIGLALVVIAVVIIIAMISFLNTGANDQSLLENLKPGEWTNTEKQFQNYCGSWGAIVSYWLIAINFGFPAFMLPFFVIMVGLQMMHAYKLNLWKWFFCMIVVMLWMSVTFAKFIAPIMPSLTFNPGGKHGLFVVQNLENIMGPPGLTAILFFVAVAFLTYLTTETITVIRKALNPIGYISNKVKFEITNHGKNRKDTEAIDEVYASAAYGPDTEDEKEEYKEEEPAKVIDLNLDPDQTFANPDTPSTPVEPEADGQEATGTEGDTEKDETIAIANGTQNDNMSLIARQRELRTKRAEKEALEKQAAEAAAASEHIGMDISVATADEKATGNTLSNAEVLNTPINPKEPFTRYKYPVLNLLKKYEDDGVSIDEEEQRANKNRIIEVLGNFGVQIKTIRATVGPTITLYEIQPAEGVRISKIKNLEDDIALSLAALGIRIIAPIPGKGTIGIEVPNAKANIVSMESTLNSKKFQETKMELPIALGKTITNEVFMVDLAKIPHLLVAGATGQGKSVGLNAIITSLLYKKHPNELKLVLIDPKKVEFSVYSRIANKFMAAVPDEEEPIITDVTKVVRTLNSLCVLMDSRYDLLKKAGARNIKEYNQKYINHKLKLTDGHEYMPYIVVIIDEFGDLIMTAGKEVELPIARIAQLARAVGIHMIIATQRPTTSIITGNIKANFPGRIAFKVTSAIDSKTILDRTGANQLIGRGDMLYLCGNEPVRVQCAFVDTPEIERINEYICEQPGPIEPMELPEPANDEGSAGGSGSISARELDPFFEEAAHAIVLSQQGSTSMIQRRFSIGYNRAGRLMDQMEAAGIVGAAQGSKPREVLIQDENQLNNLLMALRNS from the coding sequence ATGGCTAAAAAAAGAACTGAAAAAAAGACCAAAACCTTTAGCGAAGCTATTGGTTTACAGTATATTTTCAACAATACTATCACCGACTTTTTCATTGGATTAGCCTTGGTAGTCATTGCTGTGGTTATCATCATCGCTATGATCTCCTTTCTCAACACAGGAGCCAATGACCAGAGTTTGCTCGAAAATCTGAAGCCGGGCGAATGGACCAACACGGAAAAACAGTTTCAGAACTACTGCGGATCCTGGGGAGCCATTGTATCCTATTGGCTCATTGCCATCAATTTCGGATTTCCAGCCTTCATGCTCCCATTCTTTGTCATTATGGTGGGATTGCAGATGATGCATGCCTACAAGTTGAACCTGTGGAAATGGTTCTTCTGCATGATTGTGGTCATGCTATGGATGTCGGTAACCTTTGCCAAGTTCATCGCACCTATCATGCCAAGCCTCACATTCAATCCGGGCGGAAAGCACGGACTCTTTGTCGTGCAGAATCTGGAGAACATCATGGGTCCTCCAGGACTTACTGCCATTCTTTTCTTCGTGGCGGTAGCATTCCTCACCTATCTCACCACTGAAACCATTACGGTAATCAGAAAAGCACTCAACCCTATCGGTTATATATCAAATAAGGTGAAATTTGAGATTACTAACCATGGAAAGAACAGGAAAGATACGGAAGCTATCGACGAGGTATACGCCAGCGCAGCATATGGGCCTGACACAGAGGATGAGAAAGAAGAATATAAGGAAGAAGAACCTGCCAAAGTCATCGACCTGAATCTGGATCCGGACCAGACTTTCGCAAACCCAGACACACCTTCTACGCCTGTTGAGCCAGAGGCAGACGGACAGGAAGCTACAGGAACAGAAGGTGATACAGAAAAAGATGAAACCATCGCTATAGCCAACGGCACGCAGAACGATAATATGTCACTCATTGCACGTCAGCGCGAACTCCGTACAAAACGGGCTGAAAAGGAAGCATTGGAAAAGCAAGCTGCCGAGGCTGCTGCAGCTTCTGAGCATATAGGTATGGACATCTCTGTAGCCACAGCCGACGAGAAGGCTACAGGCAACACCTTGAGCAATGCAGAAGTACTGAATACTCCGATCAATCCGAAGGAGCCATTCACCAGATATAAATATCCGGTACTCAACCTTCTGAAGAAGTATGAGGATGACGGCGTATCCATCGATGAGGAAGAGCAGCGCGCCAACAAAAACCGCATCATCGAGGTGCTGGGCAACTTTGGCGTACAGATCAAAACCATCCGTGCTACGGTTGGTCCTACCATCACACTCTACGAAATCCAGCCTGCAGAAGGCGTACGTATCTCTAAGATCAAGAATCTGGAAGATGACATCGCCTTGAGTCTGGCAGCTCTCGGCATCCGTATCATCGCTCCTATCCCAGGTAAGGGAACCATCGGTATTGAGGTACCTAACGCAAAGGCGAACATCGTTAGTATGGAAAGTACTTTAAACTCAAAGAAATTCCAGGAAACCAAGATGGAGTTACCTATCGCTTTGGGTAAGACCATTACCAACGAAGTGTTTATGGTTGATTTGGCAAAGATTCCTCACCTGCTTGTTGCGGGTGCTACCGGACAGGGTAAATCTGTAGGTTTGAATGCCATCATCACCTCTTTATTATACAAGAAACATCCAAACGAACTCAAACTGGTTCTCATCGACCCTAAGAAGGTGGAGTTTAGCGTCTACTCCCGTATTGCCAATAAGTTTATGGCTGCGGTTCCTGATGAGGAAGAACCTATCATAACCGACGTAACCAAGGTAGTTAGAACCCTTAACAGTCTGTGTGTACTGATGGATAGCCGTTACGACTTGCTCAAAAAGGCAGGAGCCCGTAACATCAAAGAATACAACCAGAAGTATATCAACCACAAGTTGAAGTTGACAGATGGACATGAGTATATGCCATACATCGTGGTGATTATAGATGAGTTCGGTGATCTGATCATGACAGCCGGCAAGGAAGTAGAACTTCCTATTGCCCGTATCGCCCAGCTGGCACGTGCCGTGGGTATCCACATGATTATTGCCACCCAGCGTCCTACAACCAGCATCATCACGGGTAATATCAAGGCTAACTTCCCTGGCCGTATCGCCTTTAAGGTTACATCTGCCATCGACTCAAAGACCATTCTTGACCGTACAGGAGCCAACCAGCTGATTGGTCGTGGTGATATGCTCTATCTCTGCGGCAACGAACCTGTCCGTGTACAGTGCGCCTTTGTTGATACACCTGAAATCGAGCGCATCAACGAGTATATCTGCGAACAGCCTGGCCCTATCGAACCTATGGAGTTGCCAGAACCAGCTAATGATGAAGGAAGCGCAGGTGGAAGCGGCAGCATCAGTGCCCGCGAACTGGATCCGTTCTTCGAAGAGGCAGCCCATGCGATTGTTCTTTCGCAGCAGGGTTCTACCAGCATGATCCAGCGCCGGTTCAGTATCGGCTATAACCGTGCAGGACGACTGATGGACCAGATGGAAGCTGCAGGCATCGTAGGTGCAGCACAGGGCAGCAAGCCTCGTGAGGTACTTATACAGGATGAAAACCAGCTTAATAATCTGTTAATGGCACTTCGAAACTCTTAA
- a CDS encoding 3'-5' exonuclease translates to MMKIIFTSFDKAAITNLPRALFPGKIVVVDKSEDTEAAVNDLLSHYILGVDTETRPSFKRGQAYHVSLLQVSTHDTCYLFRLHHTGMTPAIIRLLEDTTVPKVGLSWHDDLLQLHKRAAFKAGYFIELQEVAKNFGIADMSLQKLYANLFHQKISKAQRLSNWEASDLKESQALYAATDAWCCINLYEEFKRLSATGDYELDELRV, encoded by the coding sequence ATAATGAAGATTATTTTCACTAGTTTCGACAAGGCGGCAATCACGAATTTGCCAAGAGCTTTGTTTCCTGGCAAAATCGTAGTCGTTGACAAGTCTGAAGATACAGAAGCGGCTGTTAATGACCTACTTAGCCATTATATACTGGGTGTGGATACAGAAACGCGCCCATCATTCAAGCGTGGTCAGGCTTACCATGTTTCGTTGTTGCAGGTGAGTACACATGATACTTGTTATCTCTTCCGCCTGCATCATACGGGCATGACTCCTGCCATCATTCGCTTGCTCGAAGATACCACCGTGCCAAAAGTAGGACTTTCCTGGCACGATGACTTGCTGCAGCTCCATAAGCGAGCTGCTTTTAAGGCTGGCTACTTTATCGAGTTGCAGGAAGTTGCAAAGAACTTTGGTATCGCAGACATGAGTCTGCAGAAACTGTATGCTAACCTGTTTCACCAGAAAATCAGCAAGGCGCAACGGTTGAGCAATTGGGAGGCTAGCGATTTGAAGGAATCGCAGGCTCTCTATGCAGCTACAGATGCCTGGTGCTGTATTAATCTGTATGAGGAATTCAAGCGTTTGTCTGCTACAGGCGATTACGAGCTCGATGAACTCAGGGTATGA
- a CDS encoding class I SAM-dependent rRNA methyltransferase: protein MYKSVYLKKGKEESLKRFHPWIFSGAIQAMDEGIEEGDIVRVFTRSGEFIAIGHYQIGSIAVRVLSFRDIEIDEEYWCARLDSAYKMRLALGIAGNSSNTTYRLVHGEGDNLPGLVIDCYGPTAVMQAHSVGMHVCRMEIAKALKKVMGEALENIYYKSETTLPYKADLRQENGFILGGDADDVAVENGLKFHIDWLRGQKTGFFVDQRENRSLLEHYAKGKSVLNMFCYTGGFSVYAMRGEAKAVHSVDSSAKAIELTNENIALNFPGDARHEAICEDAFKYLDEHDQQYDLIVLDPPAFAKHRAALRNALKGYTRLNVKGLQRIKKGGILFTFSCSQVVTKDQFRNAVFTAAAQAGRKVRILHQLHQPADHPINIYHPEGEYLKGLVLYVE, encoded by the coding sequence ATGTATAAAAGCGTATATTTAAAGAAAGGTAAGGAAGAATCGCTCAAGCGTTTTCATCCATGGATCTTCTCGGGTGCTATCCAGGCAATGGATGAGGGCATAGAGGAGGGCGACATTGTGAGAGTGTTTACCCGTAGTGGTGAATTCATTGCTATAGGTCATTATCAGATCGGTTCTATCGCTGTACGTGTTCTTTCTTTTAGAGATATTGAGATTGATGAGGAGTACTGGTGTGCCAGATTGGATTCGGCATATAAAATGAGACTCGCTTTGGGTATTGCCGGTAATTCATCCAATACTACTTATCGCTTGGTTCATGGTGAGGGTGATAACTTGCCGGGACTTGTTATCGACTGCTATGGTCCTACTGCTGTCATGCAGGCTCACAGTGTGGGTATGCATGTTTGCCGCATGGAGATAGCCAAAGCCTTGAAGAAGGTGATGGGCGAAGCTCTAGAGAATATCTACTATAAGAGTGAGACAACCTTACCATATAAGGCTGACCTCAGACAGGAAAATGGCTTTATACTGGGAGGTGATGCTGACGATGTTGCTGTAGAGAATGGACTGAAATTCCATATCGACTGGTTGCGTGGTCAGAAAACGGGTTTCTTCGTAGATCAGCGTGAGAACCGTTCGCTGCTCGAGCATTATGCCAAGGGTAAGAGTGTGCTCAACATGTTCTGCTATACCGGCGGTTTTTCTGTTTATGCGATGAGAGGCGAGGCTAAGGCTGTTCACTCCGTAGACAGCAGTGCCAAGGCGATAGAATTGACCAATGAGAATATTGCGCTCAATTTCCCTGGAGATGCACGCCATGAGGCTATTTGCGAAGATGCCTTCAAGTATCTTGATGAACATGACCAGCAGTATGATCTGATTGTTCTTGATCCTCCTGCTTTTGCCAAGCACCGTGCGGCTTTGCGCAATGCGTTGAAGGGCTATACCCGCCTGAACGTAAAGGGCTTGCAGCGTATTAAGAAGGGCGGCATCCTTTTTACCTTCAGTTGCTCTCAGGTGGTTACGAAGGATCAGTTCCGCAATGCTGTGTTTACTGCTGCAGCGCAGGCTGGAAGAAAGGTTCGCATCTTGCACCAGTTGCACCAGCCTGCCGACCATCCTATCAATATTTATCATCCGGAAGGTGAATATTTGAAGGGATTGGTTCTCTATGTAGAATAA
- a CDS encoding ABC transporter substrate-binding protein: MNKFKTFTALMLLLAIGFAGCGKSEAERHRLSKKEKARLDSLDRAALKIAVMPTMDCLPIFLACDDSIFQQQGVDVHLRRYTAQMDCDTAIERKRVEGAVTDLIRAHHIEKRGTALTYPISTNLYWQFITNKRSRISELKQLSDKMVAMTRYSATDYLATLAIDSGKPKYDAYKVQINDLNIRLRMLLNNEMDAMLLPEPQATKARLEQHVKLFDSRDKNLQLGVVAFRKKILSEPRRKDQVAKFIKAYNIAVDSINSRGVQHYASIITKYTGADVKTISNLPKLKYEHAMEPRRRDLAVAQK, from the coding sequence ATGAATAAGTTCAAAACGTTTACAGCCTTGATGCTCTTGCTGGCTATAGGATTTGCAGGATGTGGCAAGTCGGAAGCAGAACGTCATCGTTTGAGCAAGAAGGAAAAGGCTAGATTGGATAGCCTAGACCGTGCTGCGCTGAAGATAGCGGTGATGCCAACAATGGACTGCCTGCCAATCTTTCTGGCATGTGATGACAGTATCTTCCAGCAGCAAGGTGTAGACGTACATTTGCGTAGATATACTGCACAAATGGATTGTGATACAGCTATCGAGCGCAAGCGCGTAGAGGGAGCCGTGACCGATCTGATTCGTGCACATCATATAGAGAAACGGGGTACTGCTTTGACGTACCCTATTTCTACCAATCTTTATTGGCAGTTTATCACCAATAAGCGTTCGCGTATATCCGAACTGAAACAACTGTCAGATAAGATGGTGGCAATGACCCGCTACTCTGCAACTGATTATCTGGCTACTTTAGCAATCGATAGCGGTAAGCCTAAATATGATGCTTATAAGGTTCAAATCAACGATTTGAACATCCGTCTGCGTATGTTGCTTAACAACGAGATGGATGCCATGTTGCTGCCAGAACCTCAAGCTACCAAAGCCCGACTTGAACAGCATGTAAAACTCTTTGACAGCAGAGATAAGAACTTGCAGTTGGGTGTTGTTGCTTTCCGCAAGAAAATACTTTCAGAACCGCGCCGTAAAGACCAAGTTGCCAAGTTTATCAAGGCGTATAATATTGCTGTTGATAGCATAAACAGTCGTGGGGTACAGCATTATGCAAGTATCATCACAAAATATACGGGTGCCGATGTTAAAACCATCAGTAATCTTCCAAAACTTAAATATGAACATGCTATGGAACCAAGACGTCGTGACCTGGCTGTAGCACAAAAATAA
- the dnaB gene encoding replicative DNA helicase, translating to MAENNKNKNKVQIDPTYAHLQPQAVNVEQAVLGALMIDSDAFSVVSELLKPDTFYDPRHKRIYQAIQVMNMEERPVDIMTLADQLAKTGELDKVGGAQYLMDISAGMASAAHVESHARILAQKYMQRQLIHYAGDIETMAYEEGVDVDELMQKAEGELFQLSQNNMKQDYTQIDPVVKEAVAILQRAAQNSGGLTGIPTGYRGLDDITSGWQPSDLVIIAGRPAMGKTSFALSIAKNVAVDYDVPIGFFSLEMNNVQLVNRLISNVCEISGKKILNGQLEQPEWERLDKKLRKLTGAPIYIDDTPGLSVFELRTKARRLVREKGVKLLMIDYLQLMNANGMKFGSRQEEVSTISRSLKGIAKELNIPVLALSQLSRNVENREGLEGKRPQLSDLRESGAIEQDADMVLFVHRPEYYHIYQDEKGNDLHGMAQIIIAKHRKGSVGDVLLNFRGEFTRFQDPQDAAAAPVEEGGEIVGSRMNGGGQDGSPLPPPPAENLPF from the coding sequence ATGGCGGAGAATAATAAAAATAAGAATAAGGTACAGATAGATCCAACCTACGCCCATTTGCAGCCGCAGGCTGTGAATGTGGAGCAGGCGGTATTGGGTGCCTTGATGATAGATTCTGATGCCTTTTCGGTGGTGTCGGAGTTGCTCAAGCCGGATACTTTTTATGACCCGCGTCATAAGAGAATATATCAGGCTATCCAGGTGATGAACATGGAGGAACGGCCTGTGGATATCATGACTCTTGCCGATCAGTTAGCCAAGACTGGCGAACTGGATAAGGTGGGAGGAGCACAATATCTCATGGATATTTCTGCAGGCATGGCTTCGGCTGCCCATGTAGAGTCGCATGCCCGTATCCTGGCGCAGAAATATATGCAGCGCCAGCTGATTCATTATGCCGGCGACATCGAGACGATGGCGTATGAAGAAGGTGTGGATGTGGATGAACTGATGCAGAAAGCTGAAGGTGAACTCTTCCAGCTTTCGCAGAACAATATGAAGCAGGATTATACACAGATTGATCCGGTTGTAAAGGAGGCTGTTGCCATCTTGCAGCGCGCTGCTCAGAACTCGGGTGGTCTTACCGGTATTCCTACGGGTTATCGTGGGTTGGATGATATAACATCAGGTTGGCAACCATCCGACCTTGTGATTATCGCCGGTCGTCCTGCCATGGGTAAGACTTCCTTTGCATTGAGTATTGCCAAGAATGTGGCGGTAGATTATGATGTGCCTATCGGATTCTTCTCTCTGGAAATGAATAACGTTCAGTTGGTGAACCGACTCATCTCGAATGTTTGCGAGATTTCGGGTAAAAAAATACTGAATGGACAATTGGAACAGCCAGAATGGGAACGGTTGGATAAAAAACTGAGAAAACTGACAGGTGCACCTATTTATATTGATGATACGCCTGGTCTTTCTGTTTTCGAACTCCGTACCAAGGCGCGCCGACTGGTAAGGGAAAAGGGTGTTAAACTGTTGATGATCGACTATCTCCAGCTGATGAATGCCAATGGTATGAAGTTTGGTAGCCGTCAGGAGGAGGTATCTACCATCTCCCGTTCGCTCAAAGGTATTGCCAAAGAGCTGAACATTCCTGTGCTTGCTCTTTCGCAGCTCTCCCGTAATGTAGAGAATCGTGAGGGGTTGGAAGGAAAGCGACCTCAGTTGAGTGACCTCCGTGAATCCGGTGCCATCGAGCAGGATGCCGATATGGTGCTTTTCGTTCACCGCCCGGAATATTATCACATCTATCAGGATGAAAAGGGTAATGACCTTCATGGTATGGCACAGATTATCATTGCCAAGCACCGTAAGGGCTCTGTTGGAGATGTTCTCCTGAACTTCCGTGGAGAATTTACCCGATTCCAGGATCCGCAGGATGCTGCAGCAGCACCTGTCGAGGAAGGTGGTGAGATTGTAGGCTCTAGGATGAATGGCGGAGGGCAGGATGGTAGT